One stretch of Streptomyces sp. 135 DNA includes these proteins:
- a CDS encoding DUF3168 domain-containing protein, with protein MATALRPLQTAIYAKATASSALMSRISGLYDEVPEPAAFPYVSFGSITETRDDAHDHQGLDVVVTLDIWSKAPGFGQAYDVFAALDAALDRVPLAVAGFTDVSIRHEQHEAMRDPDPDVRHISAQYRVTLTAV; from the coding sequence GTGGCTACCGCTCTGCGTCCTCTCCAGACAGCCATCTACGCGAAGGCCACCGCGTCCTCTGCCCTGATGTCTCGAATCTCCGGCCTGTACGACGAAGTCCCGGAGCCAGCCGCCTTCCCCTACGTCTCCTTCGGCTCCATCACGGAGACACGTGACGACGCGCACGATCACCAGGGCCTGGACGTCGTGGTGACGCTGGATATCTGGTCGAAGGCGCCAGGTTTCGGTCAGGCGTACGACGTCTTTGCCGCACTGGACGCTGCGCTGGACCGCGTCCCCCTGGCTGTCGCTGGCTTCACGGACGTCTCGATCCGGCATGAACAGCACGAAGCCATGCGCGATCCAGACCCTGACGTCCGCCACATCTCTGCGCAGTACCGCGTGACGCTGACCGCGGTCTGA
- a CDS encoding phage tail tube protein produces the protein MAGLDAFGISFQRSDMTPTTPTFTAIGNVTSVSGPEIERETYDVTAHDSVAGWREFIGGLKDGGEVSLELNYDPRKHDDLVEDFEDTEARNYKLVFPATAGGGSWAFKAILTGFTQEAPVDDKFTGELTFKVTGKPTITPGA, from the coding sequence ATGGCTGGACTTGACGCGTTCGGAATTTCTTTCCAGCGCTCCGACATGACCCCCACGACTCCGACGTTCACCGCAATCGGAAACGTCACTTCGGTGTCCGGTCCCGAGATTGAGCGGGAGACGTACGACGTGACCGCCCACGATTCGGTTGCCGGATGGCGCGAGTTCATCGGCGGCCTGAAGGACGGCGGGGAGGTCAGCCTGGAGCTGAACTACGACCCCCGCAAGCACGATGACCTCGTGGAGGACTTCGAGGACACCGAAGCGCGGAATTACAAGCTGGTATTTCCGGCGACTGCCGGCGGTGGCTCCTGGGCCTTCAAGGCCATCCTGACTGGCTTCACGCAGGAGGCGCCCGTGGACGACAAGTTCACCGGCGAACTGACCTTCAAGGTGACCGGCAAGCCGACCATTACCCCCGGAGCGTGA
- a CDS encoding P22 phage major capsid protein family protein — protein MAVTSFIPEIWNAQLLTDFREQTIAVALANREYEGNATRGNTVRINTAGAVAVKDYKAAGRTTAPDAVATTSEDLLIDQEKNFDFYVDDIDRAQAAGSMDSFTRSAGEGLAEDADKFLLGLAVAGASTALPSANLTPATALNVIRDMNKSMNKNKIPKSQRVLIINAEFEAILLDADAKLMNVDQSGASETLRNATLGRYLNFTIISSENLPTVSAPQAVGLYTPTLAYVSQVEKTEAMRADNKFSDRLRGLHVYGGRVMRGGKGIVTFTDSTA, from the coding sequence GTGGCTGTCACTTCTTTCATCCCGGAGATCTGGAACGCCCAGCTCCTGACCGACTTCCGTGAGCAGACCATCGCCGTAGCTCTCGCCAATCGCGAGTACGAAGGCAACGCGACCCGGGGCAACACGGTCCGTATCAACACTGCCGGCGCCGTGGCCGTGAAGGACTACAAGGCCGCGGGCCGCACGACCGCCCCGGACGCTGTGGCCACCACGTCGGAAGACCTCCTGATCGACCAGGAGAAGAACTTCGACTTCTACGTGGACGACATCGACCGCGCCCAGGCGGCTGGCTCGATGGACAGCTTCACCCGGTCGGCAGGTGAGGGCCTGGCGGAGGACGCCGACAAGTTTCTTCTGGGCCTGGCTGTTGCTGGCGCTTCGACTGCGCTCCCGTCCGCGAACCTGACTCCGGCCACCGCGCTGAACGTGATCAGGGACATGAACAAGTCGATGAACAAGAACAAGATCCCGAAGTCCCAGCGCGTCCTGATCATCAACGCGGAGTTCGAGGCAATCCTCCTGGACGCGGACGCGAAGCTGATGAACGTCGACCAGTCGGGCGCCAGCGAGACGCTGCGGAACGCGACCCTGGGCCGCTACCTGAACTTCACGATCATCTCGTCCGAGAACCTTCCGACGGTGTCCGCGCCCCAGGCCGTGGGTCTCTACACCCCGACGCTCGCGTACGTCTCCCAGGTGGAGAAGACGGAGGCCATGCGTGCGGACAACAAGTTCAGTGACCGTCTTCGCGGCCTGCACGTTTACGGCGGTCGGGTCATGCGCGGCGGTAAGGGCATCGTGACCTTCACCGACAGCACGGCCTGA
- a CDS encoding HK97-gp10 family putative phage morphogenesis protein — MASAVSGLQTALRRLRELPLRMNRARNQALEEWAGAIEATAKDLAPKRTGRLEGSIEARTNASTGKAWVTVDPSLRLEYPYYVEKGTSKMEAQPFLGPAAQLHRRTGERAVRAAASRLLRRW, encoded by the coding sequence ATGGCATCCGCTGTATCGGGCCTCCAGACGGCTCTCCGTCGCCTGCGTGAACTCCCTCTGCGCATGAATCGCGCCCGTAATCAGGCGCTGGAGGAGTGGGCGGGGGCCATCGAAGCCACGGCTAAGGACCTGGCCCCGAAGCGTACGGGGCGTCTGGAGGGCTCCATCGAGGCGCGTACGAACGCCAGCACCGGCAAGGCCTGGGTGACGGTCGACCCCTCCCTCCGCCTGGAGTATCCGTACTACGTGGAGAAGGGCACTTCCAAGATGGAGGCCCAGCCCTTCCTAGGCCCTGCGGCCCAACTTCATCGGCGCACTGGTGAGCGCGCAGTCCGCGCCGCCGCCAGCCGCCTCCTACGGAGATGGTGA
- a CDS encoding phage portal protein: METLTTPEQALALVQRLEDELISRRPQIQRNSDYYRGIQRLTFASEQFRKFHGDRYRNFADNWVPVVSDSPVERLTVNGIQPAGSQKADDESWRVWQMNGLDADSQLGFLGAVNAGRSFVLVWGNPDDPDTPEVTFEDAAQCIVAYEPGSRRKRRAALKRWDDGNVSYATLYLADSVWKFERPILGASSKSPQMQAVDEELNRWEPRDTGLEPNPQPNPLGVVPMVELPNRPTLTEEPVSDVTGVIAMQDAVNLLWAQLFTASDYASFPQRIVLGAEVPEVPILDAEGKIVGSRPVDMERFAVDRVMFFTGENVKVTEWTAANLEAYTKIIEVAVAHIAAQTRTPQHYLIGKMANLSGDALLAAETGLVKRVQEKQTWFGQALREMFRLIALARGEDAKAKSIAAGQVVWADAESRSHAQLADALTKLRQMGFPFEWIALKYGLTPTEVADLVVMRDKELEADPMGVLTGLMSRNPSQGSPDPDESPAEAA, encoded by the coding sequence GTGGAGACCCTGACCACCCCCGAACAGGCTCTTGCCCTGGTTCAGCGTCTGGAAGACGAACTGATCTCCAGGCGCCCCCAGATCCAACGGAACTCCGACTACTACCGGGGTATCCAGCGCCTCACCTTCGCCTCCGAACAGTTCCGCAAGTTCCACGGTGACCGGTACCGCAACTTTGCGGACAATTGGGTCCCGGTCGTCAGCGACTCCCCAGTGGAGCGTCTGACCGTTAACGGCATCCAGCCTGCTGGCTCCCAGAAGGCCGATGACGAGTCGTGGCGTGTCTGGCAGATGAACGGCCTGGACGCTGATTCGCAACTCGGCTTCCTGGGCGCGGTCAATGCCGGCCGGTCCTTCGTCCTGGTCTGGGGCAACCCTGACGACCCGGACACTCCAGAGGTCACCTTCGAGGACGCGGCCCAGTGCATCGTGGCGTACGAGCCTGGCTCGCGTCGCAAGCGCAGGGCGGCCCTGAAGCGTTGGGATGACGGCAATGTCTCGTACGCGACGCTGTACCTGGCTGACTCCGTCTGGAAGTTCGAGCGCCCGATACTGGGGGCCAGCTCGAAGTCCCCGCAGATGCAGGCGGTTGACGAGGAGCTGAACCGCTGGGAGCCGCGGGACACGGGCCTGGAGCCTAACCCCCAGCCGAATCCGCTGGGTGTTGTCCCGATGGTGGAGCTGCCGAATCGCCCGACCCTGACTGAGGAGCCTGTCTCTGACGTCACGGGTGTGATCGCGATGCAGGACGCTGTGAACCTCTTGTGGGCTCAGCTCTTCACAGCCTCCGACTACGCCTCTTTCCCCCAGCGCATCGTCCTGGGCGCGGAGGTCCCTGAAGTCCCGATCCTGGACGCCGAAGGGAAGATCGTCGGTTCCCGCCCCGTGGACATGGAACGCTTCGCGGTCGACCGCGTCATGTTCTTCACGGGCGAGAACGTCAAGGTCACTGAATGGACCGCCGCCAACCTGGAGGCGTACACCAAGATCATTGAAGTTGCGGTGGCCCACATTGCTGCGCAGACCCGCACCCCCCAGCACTACCTGATTGGCAAGATGGCCAACCTGTCCGGGGATGCCCTCCTGGCCGCGGAGACTGGCCTGGTCAAGCGCGTGCAGGAGAAACAGACCTGGTTCGGCCAGGCCCTCCGGGAGATGTTCCGGCTGATCGCACTGGCCCGCGGAGAAGACGCTAAGGCTAAGTCCATCGCTGCCGGCCAAGTGGTGTGGGCTGACGCGGAGTCCCGCTCCCATGCCCAGCTCGCTGACGCGCTCACGAAGCTTCGGCAGATGGGTTTCCCCTTCGAGTGGATCGCCCTGAAGTACGGCCTGACACCGACTGAGGTAGCGGACCTGGTGGTGATGCGGGACAAGGAGCTGGAGGCCGACCCCATGGGTGTGCTCACAGGCCTCATGTCGCGTAATCCTTCGCAGGGTTCACCCGACCCTGATGAGTCGCCTGCCGAAGCCGCGTAG